Below is a window of Allomuricauda ruestringensis DSM 13258 DNA.
GTAGTGTTCCGTTCTTTTTCAGCAATCTATTTCTATGATAACAATGATATATCCGTTGTAGATCCTCCAGATGTGGTCTCTGATTTTATTGAGTTCAATGATAGATTAATTGTGGCAGGGGGATCAGTAGGGCTTTTTGAGGTTAAAAATGAAGGGTTGGTGTCCCTGCCAAATCAAGATATTTTGTTGGGGAAGACAGTTAATGATATGGCCATTTTCCAAGATAAACTTTTGATTGGGACTAAATTGCATGGTTGTTTTTTGTATGATGGCAGCACATTATCACCATGGTCCGCTCCTATGAATGAAGACCTTAAACAACATCAACTAAATAAGATAACCGTTTTGGGTAACGGTCTTCTAGCTTTAGGAACCATTAAAAATGGAATGTACCTATACGATACGGTTTCGCAGCGTTACAGCGTATTGAATAGGGAGTCCGGTCTTCAGAATAATACGGTACTATCCGCTTTATTGTTCAAAAATCAGTTGTGGTTAGGGTTGGATAACGGAATTGCCCGGGTAAAACTGAACAATCCCATTTCATATTATACCGACTATACCGGTACACTGGGCATGGTCTACGATATGGCATGGTACAATGGTAAATTATTTTTAGGGAGTAACACAGGGGTCTTTTATTTTGAAGGGAACGAACTTAGGTTTGTAAGTGGTTCACAAGGCCATGTTTGGGACTTGGAGGTTATAGAGGGCGATTTGCTCTGTGGGCACAACACAGGTACCTATAAGGTAACCGAGAATAGCTTTGAACTTGTGGGAGCAATTGCGGGAGGTTATCAAATACTAAAAGTACCGGATGCGAGTTCAACCTATGTTCAGGGCACGTACAACGGACTCGCAAAGTTCAAAAAGCTGGATAACGGCCAATGGGAAGTGATAAAAATTGAAGGATTTGATGATCCCGTTAAGCAGCTGTGTTTTGAAACACCCAATATTCTTTGGGCAGCGCACCCCTACAAGGGTTTTTATAGGATTCATTTTGAAAAGGGAACATATAAAAAGGTTGACAGGATTCAGGGTTTTGAAAACGAAGGCTCTCCGAGTGAATACAATGTAAAGCTCTATAATATCAAGAACAATATTGTACTCAACAGTGAGGGCACTTGGTTTACCTATAACCCTATTGTAGACCACATTGAAAAGTTTGATGCGTTCAAGAATTACCAGAACAAAGAGCTGTTGTTTTTTGATGAACAATATTTCTGGTTTGTCGATGATAAAGAGCAGAAGGCCGTTATCCATACCAATTTAAAAGGCGATAGTCTAATAATCACGGACCTTCCCTTACGGGAACGATTGGCACCGGATTCACAGAACGTGGTAAGGGTGAACGATAGTGCATCCTACATTACTTTAACGGATGGATTTGCCAAGATAAACACCAATGGCCTGAAAAGTCTTTCCGAAAATCAGGAGCTTCCTGTGCCGAATTTTGTTGTGTTAAAGGATCAGAAAGTCAAATATTCCGTTTTAGGTGAATCCGTGGAAATACCTTTTGGGCGTTCCCAATCCTTGGCTATAGAGGTGGCATCACCAGAATATATATCGCCCCATTATTATTACAAGTTGGAAGGTCCTAAAGAATATTCGGAGTATGCGGAGACCGGGTTCATCAACTTTCAAAACCTGCCTTATGGCGCATACACCCTTAAAGTTGCTACCGTAGGTATGGGCAATGCCTTATCCAAATCCAATAGCTTGAACTTTGAAATCTTACCACCATGGTATTATTCGTGGTGGAGTCTTTTCCTTTATGCAGCATTAGGGGGCTTGGCAATTTATTTGGTAAGACGGTACAACAGAAAAAAACTGGAAAGAAAGCATAGGGAACTTATGGAGCGCATGGAACAGGAGCAACAGGAAAGAATGGCGAAATTGGAAAAGGAAGAGTTGGCCAAGGAAGTAAAGCTCAAACAAAATGAGTTGGCCAGTACAACACTGAATATCGCCAGGAAAAATGAAATGATATTGGAACTTAAGAACATGTTGGTGATGAACAAAGATAAATTCCCCAATTCCCACCGATACAGGTCCTTCATTAAAAAACTGAACAGTTCCATCGAGGATACGGAAGATTGGAAACGTTTTGAGGTCAATTTTAAGGAATTGCACGAAGATTTCTTTGAACGACTACTCAAATCATACCCGGTATTGACTCCAAAGGACCTTAAATTATGTGCATACCTAAAAATGAATCTTTCTACCAAGGAGATTGCACCTCTTATGGGGATAACAATTAGGGGGGTGGAAATACACCGATACCGACTGAGAAAGAAACTCGATATGGACAGTTCGGAGAACCTTTCCAATTTTCTTATCACTTTTTAAAACCATAGAATCGCATGCTTAGATATGTTAAAAGTGGTTTAATAAACTACATCAACACTACATCATTGTGTTAAATCTTTTTACATCAAAACTGGGATTACTACTGCAAACACGGTGAAATAAGGCTTTTGAGCCCTTTGTTTGATGATGTATTTTTTATGTATTCCAACTAGCCCTTGAGTGTAAGCTTCTTTATTAATTTAGTAGAAATCTAACTCTATTTTTGCACAATTATGAAAATTAAAAGCAAACTATTGCTAATATCGTTTTTGTTGTTTCAAGCTGTACTTTTGGCTCAAAACAATATAACAATCTCGGGAACGGTCATGGATGACCAGGGACAACCGTTACCCGGGGCAAGCATAGTGCTACAAGGCACTACTACAGGAACCCAAACGGACTTTGATGGCAATTATCGTTTGGAGAACATTCCGGGTAACGGAACATTGGTGTTCAGTTACGTCGGATTTACAACTCAAACTGTACCTATTAATAATAGGACAACCATTGATTTGACCATGCAGGAAGATACCCAAAACTTGGACGAAGTGGTCGTGGTAGGTTACGGTACCCAAAAGAAAGCCGATTTAACGGGTTCCATTGCCACAGTTGATGCAGAACAAATTGAAAAAACACCTTCCGCAAACCCGCTTCAGTCATTACAAGGTAAGGTGGCTGGTGTACAGATTGTTACTACTGGCTCGCCAGGTGCATCCCCCAATGTACGTATTAGGGGCCTCGGAACTTATGATTCCGAAGACTCGGCAGCAACAAAGGTACTCTATGTGGTAGACGGCATGTTTTATAGTAATATAGATTTCTTAAACCCCAACGACATCAAATCTATGAATGTACTAAAGGATGCCTCCTCTTCGGCCATTTACGGGGTAAGGGCGGCCAACGGTGTTATCATCATCGAAACTAAGTCCGGAGGAAAAAACAGAAAACCTACCATAGAGTATAATGGCTATACAGGTATACAGCGGGCCCAGAATGTTTTACAAATGGCCAATGCAGAGCAGTTTGTGACCATGGCCGTAGAGTCTGGCTCAGAAGCCGATGTGCAATACGTATTGAATGCCATGCAACGCTATGGCAGAAGTCGTATTAATCCGAATGTGCCCGATGTGAACACGGATTGGTACGATGAGATTATACGTGATGGACTCATTCAAAACCACAGTTTAAGTGTTACCGGAGGCACCGATAATGTATCCTATTCCCTTGGTACAAACTACTTCTCCCAAGAAGGTCTGTTGGATATGAAAAACGAGTATGAACGGTTCAATATACGCTCCAAGCTGGATGTGGACGTTCTCGATAATTTAAAAATGGGGGTGAACACCGTTTTTAGTAATGCAACGCAGCAAACCCCTGAAAACTCAGCCTGGTTCAAAGCGTATTTTGCCGTTCCAATTCTTCCTGTTTTTGATGACTTGAACACCGAGGCAACACCGACACGCTATGCCAACGCCCAAGCATTGGGGTACAGGGGCACACAAAACCCTTTCCCAGACATGGACTACAACGATAATAGACTGAAGATACGTAAGCTGTTGGCCAATATTTATCTGGAAACAGATTTGATAAAAGACAAGCTTACTTTCAAAACAACATATAATATAGACTTCTCCGCTTTGGAAGAACGCTATGTGAACCTACCTTACAATATGGGCTTTGGGGATCAGCGAATCTCGGATATCAATAGAAAGCAGAACAATTACTACAACCAAATTTGGGACAACGTTCTTACCTATTCCGATACCTATGCTGAAGACCACAATGTTACGATTATGGCAGGTACATCCTTTAGGGACGAGGCATCCAATAGGTTTGAGGCCACTGGTAGCGATATTGCCGGAATCAACTATGAGACATCTTGGTATTTGGATTTTGCCGATCCATTATCGTTTAATAACAATGTTGAAGAAGATAATAATAGAATCTACGGACAATCTTATTTTGGTAGGGTATCCTATAATTATAAGAGCCGTTATCTGCTCTACGGAACATTTAGGGCAGATAGATCCTCGAAGTTTACCAAGGAACAGTGGGGATATTTCCCTTCCGTAGGTGCCGGTTGGGTAATTTCCCAAGAGCCATTTATGGAAAACGTGGGTTTCTTTGATTTCTTAAAATTAAGGGCCGCATGGGGGCGATTGGGTAATGATAATGTTCCTGCAAGTGCCGGAGCCAACACTATTGAAAATGAAACTGTTGATTTGGGGGATACTCCAAATACAGGGGTTACCGCTACAAGTACATACACCGATTTAACTTGGGAGGTAGTGGAAGAGTTGGACTTTGGTTTCAACATGAATACCTTCAACAATCGTTTGTCGCTTGAGGCAGATTACTACATAAGGGATACTGAAGATGCCATTATGCCCGTGTACATCCCCATTGCAGACCAAACAATCTTAAGAAACTCAGGGGTTATCCGCAACTCGGGAGTAGAGGTAGCATTAAATTGGAGTGATGAAATTACCCCAGATTTCACCTATACTGTTGGAGCCAATTTTACCACGGTAAAAAATGAAGCCATTGAGATTGAGGACGAAAGAGGTTATATTGATTCCGGCTCTGCCGAGTTCAGACAGCGAACTATGGAGGGAGAACCATTGTATGCATTTTACGGATACGAAACCACTGGAGTTTATCAAAATCAAGCCCAAATTGATGCCGACCCTGTGGCACAGAGCGCCATTGCTGACGGACAGAATATTCAACCCGGTTACCTGATATTCAACGATAGGGATGGTGATGGCGCCATTACAGACCAAGATAGAATGGTATTGGGATCTTTCCTTCCAAAATTTACCTACGGAGGTAATATTGGATTAAATTATAAAGACTTTGGTTTCTCCCTAAATTTTTAT
It encodes the following:
- a CDS encoding DNA-directed RNA polymerase sigma-70 factor, whose protein sequence is MHFRLLSIVLLLVCLSVNGQQLLPPIQNYQLLDYKGGSKNWDVSVNNKGELFVANNKGLLHFNGEQWTLNKLPNNTIIRSVESIGDRVYTGSYEEFGYWTKNKFGELGYTSLTHLIKDHTFTSEEFWEIFPSKDGKVVFRSFSAIYFYDNNDISVVDPPDVVSDFIEFNDRLIVAGGSVGLFEVKNEGLVSLPNQDILLGKTVNDMAIFQDKLLIGTKLHGCFLYDGSTLSPWSAPMNEDLKQHQLNKITVLGNGLLALGTIKNGMYLYDTVSQRYSVLNRESGLQNNTVLSALLFKNQLWLGLDNGIARVKLNNPISYYTDYTGTLGMVYDMAWYNGKLFLGSNTGVFYFEGNELRFVSGSQGHVWDLEVIEGDLLCGHNTGTYKVTENSFELVGAIAGGYQILKVPDASSTYVQGTYNGLAKFKKLDNGQWEVIKIEGFDDPVKQLCFETPNILWAAHPYKGFYRIHFEKGTYKKVDRIQGFENEGSPSEYNVKLYNIKNNIVLNSEGTWFTYNPIVDHIEKFDAFKNYQNKELLFFDEQYFWFVDDKEQKAVIHTNLKGDSLIITDLPLRERLAPDSQNVVRVNDSASYITLTDGFAKINTNGLKSLSENQELPVPNFVVLKDQKVKYSVLGESVEIPFGRSQSLAIEVASPEYISPHYYYKLEGPKEYSEYAETGFINFQNLPYGAYTLKVATVGMGNALSKSNSLNFEILPPWYYSWWSLFLYAALGGLAIYLVRRYNRKKLERKHRELMERMEQEQQERMAKLEKEELAKEVKLKQNELASTTLNIARKNEMILELKNMLVMNKDKFPNSHRYRSFIKKLNSSIEDTEDWKRFEVNFKELHEDFFERLLKSYPVLTPKDLKLCAYLKMNLSTKEIAPLMGITIRGVEIHRYRLRKKLDMDSSENLSNFLITF
- a CDS encoding SusC/RagA family TonB-linked outer membrane protein, with translation MKIKSKLLLISFLLFQAVLLAQNNITISGTVMDDQGQPLPGASIVLQGTTTGTQTDFDGNYRLENIPGNGTLVFSYVGFTTQTVPINNRTTIDLTMQEDTQNLDEVVVVGYGTQKKADLTGSIATVDAEQIEKTPSANPLQSLQGKVAGVQIVTTGSPGASPNVRIRGLGTYDSEDSAATKVLYVVDGMFYSNIDFLNPNDIKSMNVLKDASSSAIYGVRAANGVIIIETKSGGKNRKPTIEYNGYTGIQRAQNVLQMANAEQFVTMAVESGSEADVQYVLNAMQRYGRSRINPNVPDVNTDWYDEIIRDGLIQNHSLSVTGGTDNVSYSLGTNYFSQEGLLDMKNEYERFNIRSKLDVDVLDNLKMGVNTVFSNATQQTPENSAWFKAYFAVPILPVFDDLNTEATPTRYANAQALGYRGTQNPFPDMDYNDNRLKIRKLLANIYLETDLIKDKLTFKTTYNIDFSALEERYVNLPYNMGFGDQRISDINRKQNNYYNQIWDNVLTYSDTYAEDHNVTIMAGTSFRDEASNRFEATGSDIAGINYETSWYLDFADPLSFNNNVEEDNNRIYGQSYFGRVSYNYKSRYLLYGTFRADRSSKFTKEQWGYFPSVGAGWVISQEPFMENVGFFDFLKLRAAWGRLGNDNVPASAGANTIENETVDLGDTPNTGVTATSTYTDLTWEVVEELDFGFNMNTFNNRLSLEADYYIRDTEDAIMPVYIPIADQTILRNSGVIRNSGVEVALNWSDEITPDFTYTVGANFTTVKNEAIEIEDERGYIDSGSAEFRQRTMEGEPLYAFYGYETTGVYQNQAQIDADPVAQSAIADGQNIQPGYLIFNDRDGDGAITDQDRMVLGSFLPKFTYGGNIGLNYKDFGFSLNFYGQSGNKILNRKRGEVIFTNDTNIDADLAKNRWHGEGTSNSYPSSAGLRNSWNQRLSNFWVEDGDFFRIQNIQLAYTLRGDKLKGNMPDFKFTLTAERPLTIFSYNGFNPEVSDGVDRQTYPVPAIYTVGVNVKL